A section of the Chryseobacterium scophthalmum genome encodes:
- a CDS encoding NADP-dependent glyceraldehyde-3-phosphate dehydrogenase, producing the protein MSSVNETSFHNLFKSENEIPEEYKIPEIHQREYLLNGELVEWKGDTTEIYSPVCIKTENGLERKLLGSIPNISPKEAMEVLEASVKAYDNGLGEWPTMSVEGRIQCMQKFVYLMIKERDLIIKLLMWEIGKTLPDSTKEFDRTVDYINQTIDALKDLDRESSRFQQAEGTIAQIRRAPLGVVLSMGPFNYPLNEIFTTLIPALIMGNTILFKLPKHGVLAHYPLLKAFKEAFPKGTVNTLYGNGSEIITPIMESGKVNVLAFIGSSKVANGLKKLHPKVNRLRAILSLDAKNAAIVTKNANLDIAVSEIILGALSFNGQRCTALKLIFVQKEVAEEFTNKLTEAVSALKPGLPWEKEVKITPLPEVNKPSYLKECIDDALAKGAKVLNENGGFAEESFVFPAVVYPVNNEMKLYHEEQFGPVIPVVPFDDIEEPIDYQVNADHGMQVSIFSEDALEVSKLIDSFVNLVSRVNINCQAQRGPDVFPFTGRKDSAEGTLSVFDALRSFSIRSLVAAKITDSNKELLNTIVRDHDSNFLSTDYIF; encoded by the coding sequence ATGAGCTCAGTCAATGAAACTTCATTCCATAATCTGTTCAAATCTGAAAATGAAATTCCTGAAGAATATAAAATTCCCGAAATCCATCAACGAGAATATCTCCTCAATGGAGAATTGGTAGAATGGAAGGGAGATACCACCGAAATTTATTCACCGGTTTGCATTAAAACAGAAAATGGTTTAGAAAGAAAATTATTAGGAAGCATTCCAAATATTAGTCCGAAAGAAGCGATGGAAGTTTTGGAAGCTTCGGTAAAAGCGTATGACAACGGATTGGGAGAATGGCCAACAATGTCTGTGGAAGGAAGAATACAATGCATGCAGAAATTTGTGTATTTGATGATTAAAGAACGTGATTTGATTATCAAATTACTGATGTGGGAAATTGGAAAAACTTTGCCGGATTCCACCAAAGAATTCGACAGAACAGTAGATTACATCAACCAAACTATTGATGCCTTAAAAGATTTAGATAGAGAATCTTCACGTTTTCAACAAGCTGAAGGAACAATTGCTCAAATCAGAAGAGCACCTCTTGGTGTAGTTTTGAGTATGGGACCTTTCAATTATCCTTTAAACGAGATTTTCACCACATTAATTCCTGCTTTAATTATGGGGAATACAATTTTGTTTAAACTTCCGAAGCATGGCGTTTTGGCGCATTATCCTTTATTAAAAGCATTTAAAGAAGCCTTTCCAAAAGGTACAGTCAATACTTTATACGGAAATGGTTCAGAAATTATCACTCCAATAATGGAAAGTGGAAAAGTAAATGTTTTAGCATTTATCGGTTCAAGTAAAGTAGCGAACGGATTGAAAAAACTACATCCGAAAGTCAACCGTTTAAGAGCTATTTTAAGTTTAGATGCAAAAAACGCAGCAATTGTAACTAAAAATGCGAATCTTGACATTGCTGTAAGTGAAATTATTCTTGGTGCGCTTTCTTTTAATGGGCAAAGATGTACTGCTTTGAAATTGATTTTCGTTCAAAAAGAGGTTGCTGAAGAATTTACAAACAAATTAACGGAAGCTGTTTCTGCTTTAAAACCTGGACTTCCTTGGGAAAAAGAAGTGAAAATTACTCCGCTTCCGGAAGTCAATAAACCTTCTTATTTAAAAGAATGCATTGATGATGCTTTAGCAAAAGGAGCAAAAGTTCTCAACGAAAATGGAGGATTTGCCGAAGAATCTTTTGTTTTTCCAGCAGTTGTTTATCCTGTGAATAATGAGATGAAGTTGTATCATGAGGAGCAGTTTGGTCCGGTAATTCCGGTAGTTCCGTTTGACGATATTGAAGAACCCATCGATTATCAAGTGAATGCAGATCACGGAATGCAGGTGAGTATTTTCAGTGAAGATGCTCTGGAAGTTTCAAAACTGATCGACTCTTTTGTAAATCTGGTGAGCCGAGTAAATATCAATTGCCAAGCTCAACGCGGACCGGATGTTTTCCCTTTTACAGGAAGAAAAGACAGCGCAGAAGGTACACTTTCTGTTTTTGATGCGCTTCGTTCGTTCTCCATCCGTTCTTTGGTGGCTGCAAAAATTACAGATTCTAATAAAGAATTGTTGAATACTATTGTGAGAGACCACGATTCTAATTTTTTGAGTACAGATTATATTTTTTAA
- a CDS encoding TonB-dependent receptor plug domain-containing protein, whose translation MKIILPKPCHEKWESMTQQEEGRLCAVCSKTVRDFTNNSDDEILDYFSDHSSQNICGNFYESQLNRNMQYSFINSLFSKFAIGFILTAGGIVSVNAQESDPVMTSAVVNLQGQIPSLKINQNNAYSSPPIMGRGAPSSIQGNNEPLWVIDGEIVETKTLKDFDPNKIKKMNIIKGIQATALYGTKARNGVVIIKLKKEFRKKK comes from the coding sequence ATGAAAATCATTTTACCAAAGCCTTGTCATGAAAAATGGGAAAGTATGACGCAACAGGAAGAAGGAAGATTATGTGCGGTTTGCTCAAAAACCGTCAGAGATTTTACCAATAATTCTGATGATGAAATTTTAGATTATTTTTCTGATCATTCGTCTCAAAATATTTGCGGAAACTTTTACGAATCACAACTTAATAGAAACATGCAGTATTCATTCATCAATTCCCTTTTTTCAAAATTTGCCATTGGTTTTATCTTAACGGCAGGTGGAATTGTTTCTGTAAATGCTCAGGAAAGTGATCCAGTAATGACTTCAGCTGTTGTCAATCTACAAGGGCAAATACCTTCTTTAAAAATTAATCAAAATAATGCATATTCATCACCTCCAATAATGGGAAGAGGTGCACCTTCGTCCATTCAGGGAAATAACGAACCTTTATGGGTAATTGATGGAGAAATTGTGGAAACTAAAACCTTAAAAGATTTTGATCCTAATAAGATCAAGAAAATGAATATTATCAAGGGAATTCAGGCAACTGCATTGTACGGAACCAAAGCACGTAATGGAGTCGTCATTATTAAACTTAAAAAAGAATTTAGAAAGAAGAAATAA
- a CDS encoding GNAT family N-acetyltransferase encodes MTEKVIYRQETQDDFQEVFEINHKAFGQQNEAKLVNALRNNSNVFIPELSIVATKNNAIIGHILFTKINIKSDDETLNESLGLAPMAVLPEFQKNGIGGQLIRRGLETAKQLGYQSVIVLGHEDYYPKFGFEPAEKWNIKAPFDVPSNVFMAIELVKDSLENISGTVIYPKEFETV; translated from the coding sequence ATGACAGAGAAAGTAATTTATAGACAGGAAACACAGGATGATTTTCAAGAAGTATTTGAAATTAACCACAAAGCTTTCGGACAGCAGAATGAAGCGAAGTTAGTAAATGCTTTAAGAAATAATTCTAATGTTTTTATTCCCGAACTTTCTATTGTTGCTACAAAAAATAACGCAATTATTGGTCATATTTTGTTTACTAAAATCAATATAAAAAGTGATGATGAAACTTTAAATGAAAGTTTAGGACTTGCTCCAATGGCTGTATTACCCGAATTTCAAAAAAATGGAATTGGCGGTCAATTAATCAGACGTGGTCTTGAAACGGCAAAACAATTGGGTTATCAATCAGTAATTGTTTTAGGACACGAAGATTATTATCCAAAATTTGGATTTGAACCTGCTGAGAAATGGAATATCAAAGCACCTTTTGATGTTCCTTCAAATGTATTTATGGCCATTGAATTGGTAAAAGACAGTCTGGAGAATATCTCGGGAACAGTAATTTACCCAAAAGAATTTGAAACTGTATAA
- a CDS encoding VOC family protein, whose product MDNVGIVVESLDETISFFLELGLKLEGRSMIEGEWAGRVTGLGNQSVEVAMMVTLDGNSRLELSRFINPKVIEDHRNAPVNALGYLRVMFAVADLDDTLDRLYKHGAQLVEEVVDYQNIYKLCYIRGPEGILIGLAEKIENK is encoded by the coding sequence ATGGACAATGTCGGAATTGTGGTAGAATCCCTCGACGAAACGATTTCTTTTTTTCTCGAACTTGGTTTAAAGCTAGAAGGAAGGTCAATGATTGAAGGCGAATGGGCAGGTCGTGTTACGGGACTTGGCAATCAATCTGTAGAAGTTGCTATGATGGTGACACTCGATGGAAACAGCCGGCTGGAACTTTCGCGATTTATTAATCCAAAAGTAATTGAAGATCATCGCAACGCTCCCGTAAATGCTTTAGGTTATTTGCGTGTTATGTTTGCCGTTGCAGACTTAGACGACACGCTCGACAGACTTTATAAACATGGTGCTCAACTTGTAGAAGAAGTCGTTGATTATCAAAACATCTATAAACTTTGTTACATTCGTGGACCTGAAGGAATTCTTATCGGATTAGCAGAAAAAATTGAGAATAAATGA
- a CDS encoding cytochrome-c peroxidase — protein MYSKFKSLGFLSLFILMAFYSLQDLQLIYPDYFPKPVYDFKKNPLKQSTVDLGRKLFYDPILSRDHTISCSSCHLSDQAFSHAGNHLSKGIEDGIGDRNSPAIFNLAWQKTFMWDGSVVNIDVQALAPINHPKEMGEDINVVVRKLNQSKEYKTLFYKSFGDSLATSERVMKALSQFQLTIVSANSKYDKVKQGKAKFTASENKGYQLFKGNCSSCHSEPLFSTYEFANNGLSYNSELKDYGKWNKTFEPADKMMFKIPSLRNLAYTYPYMHDGRFKTLNEVLEHYENGIFKSPTLAKQLEKPIIFNSQEKEDLLAFLGTLNDSMLVSNVEFQKK, from the coding sequence GTGTATTCTAAATTTAAATCTTTAGGTTTCCTTTCATTATTTATTCTGATGGCATTTTACAGTCTTCAGGATTTGCAATTGATTTATCCTGATTATTTCCCAAAACCTGTTTATGATTTTAAGAAAAATCCGCTAAAACAGTCTACTGTAGACTTGGGACGAAAATTATTTTATGATCCTATTTTATCGAGAGATCATACGATTTCATGTTCTTCGTGTCATTTGTCGGATCAGGCTTTTTCACATGCCGGAAATCATTTAAGCAAAGGAATTGAAGACGGAATCGGAGACCGGAATTCTCCGGCGATTTTCAATTTGGCTTGGCAAAAAACATTTATGTGGGATGGTTCGGTTGTGAATATCGATGTACAGGCTTTAGCGCCGATCAATCATCCAAAAGAAATGGGTGAAGATATTAATGTTGTTGTTCGCAAACTCAATCAGTCCAAAGAATACAAAACTCTTTTTTACAAAAGTTTTGGAGACAGTTTAGCAACTTCTGAACGTGTGATGAAAGCGCTTTCACAATTCCAGCTTACCATTGTTTCTGCGAATTCTAAATATGATAAAGTAAAACAGGGAAAAGCAAAATTTACTGCTTCCGAAAATAAAGGTTATCAATTGTTTAAGGGAAATTGCAGTTCATGCCATTCTGAACCTCTGTTTTCAACGTATGAATTTGCCAATAACGGATTATCCTATAATTCCGAATTAAAAGATTATGGAAAATGGAACAAAACTTTTGAACCTGCTGATAAAATGATGTTTAAAATTCCAAGTTTGAGAAATCTTGCTTACACTTATCCTTATATGCATGATGGCAGATTTAAAACATTGAATGAAGTTTTGGAACATTATGAAAATGGAATTTTTAAAAGCCCAACTTTAGCAAAGCAATTAGAAAAACCGATTATTTTTAATTCTCAGGAAAAGGAGGATTTATTAGCTTTTTTAGGAACATTAAATGATTCTATGTTGGTTTCAAATGTAGAATTTCAGAAAAAATAA
- a CDS encoding type II toxin-antitoxin system RelE/ParE family toxin, which produces MEIRFSKASFDDLDEIEDYLLNRWNDKVLDDFNLKLDQTLNLIIDGIAVFQKYEGTNYHKILITKHNTLIYSLDQEILTIHRILQNFQDPDNNYESLK; this is translated from the coding sequence ATGGAAATTCGATTTAGTAAAGCATCTTTTGATGACCTCGATGAGATTGAAGATTATCTTTTGAACAGATGGAATGATAAGGTGTTGGATGATTTTAATCTAAAGCTTGATCAAACTTTAAATCTAATTATTGATGGAATTGCTGTATTTCAAAAATATGAAGGAACAAATTATCATAAAATTTTAATTACAAAGCATAATACTTTAATCTACAGTTTGGATCAAGAAATACTTACAATCCATAGAATCCTCCAAAACTTCCAAGATCCTGATAACAATTACGAATCTTTGAAATAA
- a CDS encoding S1-like domain-containing RNA-binding protein, translating into MDSEHKHKVMPSSNLSNFGIIVMISDVECGFKKGMVLKSISSGLYWEVQSRIIHSSEEKKFEGETEIFIHINIRRVEDLQKRKEIVENSFEYCLQPIGHHEKPTPDDFLVFSSTIAKPSSLKIIDIYEDYFLLDTKNGKTGVLHKKYVSKKAQIGDYVKYNEHMFHDLVDESGKFIYNKI; encoded by the coding sequence ATGGACTCCGAACATAAACATAAGGTAATGCCATCTTCTAATCTATCAAATTTTGGAATCATTGTAATGATTTCGGATGTAGAATGTGGATTTAAAAAAGGAATGGTTTTAAAATCAATTTCTTCCGGACTTTATTGGGAAGTTCAATCAAGAATTATTCATTCATCAGAAGAGAAAAAATTTGAAGGAGAAACTGAGATTTTTATTCATATTAATATTAGAAGGGTAGAAGATTTACAAAAGAGAAAGGAAATCGTTGAGAATAGTTTTGAATATTGCCTACAACCAATCGGGCATCACGAGAAACCGACTCCTGATGATTTTTTAGTTTTCAGTTCTACTATCGCAAAACCTTCATCATTAAAAATTATTGATATTTATGAGGATTATTTTTTACTAGATACAAAGAATGGAAAAACTGGTGTTTTACATAAAAAGTATGTTTCCAAAAAAGCCCAGATAGGAGACTATGTAAAATATAACGAGCATATGTTTCATGATTTGGTTGACGAATCTGGAAAATTTATTTATAACAAGATATAA
- a CDS encoding TIGR04141 family sporadically distributed protein, whose protein sequence is MTDFLTKKLAVFLIKNNYKTFDSTLKTNLITKYDLKDDIEHEGLVIIGHEKKQEPDWKYLLQTICKADIPILNNSSNRAVLFFKTNNRIYAICFGYGKYLLRDECIEREFGLKTALNLIDADKLISVDKANIGDLNLLTKTQASQKGSPYHFEIDILRDLVKGITGEPKNVDDKLFGNIITGNEALHIAPKVKLRSIPRILGELHKSYLSDDYKDRFDWIDNIKPEKDPKTLEILRAKLLTAINKKEQSSIHLAPPYLIDWESFEYLSYTPKGDQFNEFDIKYFYRYKFEDNFEFEDWEKLTHQNFFIKFSTNEEALPNKLWRFINYETELNGFRYIFTSSNWYKISKSYFDEIYEYCSLIEESESEFIDCYKNSDGKYDEGFYNEQLSNSDSTYILFDKKLIQSDVNRSRIEFCDVFNKSNNELIHVKFRESSSTLSHLFSQGKVSSNSLQKDKTFRKNIRTFLKSNRELIPLENKDLNPNNYIVTYAVIESNNRKFVDSLPFFSLVNFRLTLEDLLSRGFEVRVKKILKKLS, encoded by the coding sequence ATGACAGATTTTTTAACTAAAAAATTAGCAGTTTTTTTAATAAAAAATAATTATAAAACTTTTGATTCAACATTAAAAACAAATCTCATTACAAAGTATGACTTGAAAGATGATATTGAGCACGAAGGACTCGTAATTATTGGACACGAAAAAAAACAAGAACCTGATTGGAAATACCTCCTTCAAACAATTTGTAAAGCAGATATTCCCATTTTAAATAATTCTTCAAATAGAGCAGTTTTATTTTTTAAAACTAATAATAGGATTTATGCTATTTGTTTTGGTTACGGAAAATATCTATTAAGAGATGAGTGTATTGAAAGAGAATTTGGGCTTAAAACTGCTTTAAATTTAATTGATGCAGACAAATTAATTAGTGTTGACAAAGCTAATATTGGTGATTTGAATTTACTAACTAAAACACAAGCGTCACAAAAAGGAAGTCCGTATCATTTTGAAATTGATATATTAAGAGACTTGGTGAAAGGTATTACTGGCGAGCCTAAAAATGTAGACGATAAGTTATTTGGTAATATAATAACTGGAAATGAAGCACTACATATAGCACCTAAGGTAAAATTGAGAAGTATTCCAAGAATCTTAGGAGAATTACATAAATCTTATTTATCAGATGATTATAAAGATAGATTTGATTGGATAGATAATATAAAACCTGAAAAAGATCCAAAAACTTTAGAAATACTTAGAGCAAAATTACTTACAGCAATTAACAAAAAAGAGCAAAGTTCAATCCATTTAGCCCCTCCATATTTAATTGATTGGGAAAGTTTTGAATATTTATCTTATACACCTAAAGGAGATCAATTTAATGAATTCGATATAAAATATTTTTATAGATATAAATTTGAAGATAATTTTGAGTTTGAAGATTGGGAAAAATTAACTCACCAAAATTTTTTCATAAAATTTTCAACTAATGAAGAAGCTCTACCAAATAAATTATGGCGATTCATAAATTATGAAACAGAACTTAATGGTTTTAGATATATTTTCACATCATCAAATTGGTATAAAATCAGTAAAAGTTATTTTGATGAAATTTATGAGTATTGTAGTCTAATTGAAGAATCAGAATCAGAGTTTATCGACTGTTACAAAAATTCAGATGGTAAATATGATGAAGGATTTTATAATGAGCAACTATCAAATTCGGATTCAACCTACATATTATTTGATAAAAAATTAATACAATCGGACGTTAATAGGTCTAGAATTGAGTTTTGTGATGTCTTTAATAAATCTAATAACGAGCTTATTCATGTGAAATTTAGGGAAAGTTCTTCTACTTTAAGTCATTTATTTTCCCAAGGAAAAGTTTCTTCAAATTCTTTACAAAAAGATAAAACATTTAGAAAAAATATTAGAACATTTTTAAAATCTAATAGAGAATTAATACCACTTGAAAATAAAGATTTAAATCCAAATAATTATATTGTTACTTACGCAGTAATAGAAAGTAATAATAGAAAATTTGTTGATTCACTGCCTTTTTTTAGTTTAGTTAATTTTAGATTAACACTTGAGGATTTATTATCAAGAGGATTTGAAGTTAGGGTAAAAAAAATTTTAAAAAAATTAAGTTAA
- a CDS encoding DUF6624 domain-containing protein, with protein sequence MNRDKFVYVGSVDIIEVDCSKKRQILSEVLESDQRIRKANEPIKYAKEDHRNQELVISIIEKCGMPTLKEVDQRQMDAIWLGLQHSTEEIRKKYFPQIEKAVKNGDLSKGQYALMKDRILMDEGKPQIYGSQIKNGKLYKLENPATVNERRKEMGMEPIEDYLKNFNIQFNPN encoded by the coding sequence ATGAATAGGGATAAATTTGTCTATGTAGGTTCAGTAGATATTATTGAAGTCGATTGCAGCAAAAAACGTCAAATCTTGAGCGAAGTTTTAGAAAGTGACCAAAGGATTAGAAAAGCAAATGAACCCATCAAATACGCTAAAGAAGATCATAGGAATCAGGAATTAGTGATCAGCATTATTGAAAAGTGTGGTATGCCAACATTAAAGGAGGTGGATCAAAGACAAATGGATGCAATCTGGTTGGGACTTCAACACAGTACTGAAGAAATCAGAAAAAAGTATTTTCCACAAATAGAGAAAGCGGTTAAAAATGGAGACTTATCTAAAGGACAGTACGCATTGATGAAAGACAGGATTTTAATGGACGAAGGAAAACCTCAAATATATGGTTCACAAATAAAAAATGGTAAATTGTATAAATTAGAAAATCCTGCAACGGTGAACGAAAGAAGAAAAGAAATGGGAATGGAGCCAATAGAGGATTATTTAAAGAATTTCAATATTCAGTTCAATCCGAATTAA
- a CDS encoding urocanate hydratase yields the protein MTFQEQIQQGIPNQLPQAKPYETNINHAPKRKEILTDEEKKLALKNALRYFEPQFHAELIQEFKKELDEFGRIYMYRFRPDYEMKARDIAEYPGKSEQAKAIMLMIQNNLDYAVAQHPHELITYGGNGAVFSNWAQYLLTMKYLSEMTDEQTLTMYSGHPMGLFPSHKDAPRVVVTNGMMIPNYSKPDDWEKFNALGVTQYGQMTAGSYMYIGPQGIVHGTTITVLNAFRKINKEPQGGLFVTSGLGGMSGAQPKAGNIAGCVTVIAEVNPKITKIRHDQGWVNEIHENLDELVARVRKAQENQEVVSLAYLGNIVEVWEKFDQENLRIDIGSDQTSLHNPWAGGYYPVGISFEESNTMMAENPELFKEKVQETLRRHAAAINKHTEKGTYFFDYGNAFLLEASRAGADVMSENPTLGREFKFPSYVQDIMGPMCFDYGFGPFRWVCTSGKPEDLQKTDEIACQVLEEMIQNSPEEIQQQMKDNIQWIKGAQENKLVVGSQARILYADAEGRMKIAEAFNKAIKNGEIGAVVLGRDHHDVSGTDSPYRETSNIYDGSRFTADMAIHNVIGDSFRGATWVSIHNGGGVGWGEVINGGFGMLLDGSDDADRRLKSMLFWDVNNGISRRSWARNEGAVFAIKRAMEAEPNLKVTLPNFVDESLF from the coding sequence ATGACTTTCCAAGAACAGATACAGCAAGGTATTCCAAATCAATTACCTCAGGCTAAACCATACGAAACGAATATCAATCACGCACCGAAACGTAAAGAAATTTTAACGGATGAAGAGAAAAAACTCGCTCTGAAAAACGCTTTACGTTATTTCGAACCTCAGTTTCATGCAGAATTAATTCAAGAGTTTAAAAAAGAGCTTGATGAGTTCGGAAGAATTTATATGTACCGTTTCCGTCCGGATTATGAGATGAAAGCGAGAGACATTGCAGAATATCCCGGAAAATCTGAGCAGGCAAAAGCGATCATGCTGATGATCCAAAACAACCTGGATTATGCAGTGGCTCAACATCCTCACGAATTGATTACGTATGGTGGAAATGGTGCGGTTTTCTCCAACTGGGCGCAGTATCTTTTGACAATGAAATATCTGTCTGAAATGACAGACGAACAGACCTTAACAATGTATTCAGGTCATCCGATGGGATTGTTTCCTTCGCACAAAGATGCGCCAAGAGTGGTGGTTACTAATGGAATGATGATCCCGAATTATTCTAAACCTGATGATTGGGAAAAGTTCAATGCTTTAGGTGTGACGCAGTACGGACAAATGACGGCTGGATCTTATATGTACATCGGTCCGCAAGGAATTGTTCACGGAACAACGATTACGGTTTTAAATGCTTTCAGAAAAATAAATAAAGAACCACAAGGTGGACTTTTCGTTACCTCTGGTTTAGGCGGAATGTCTGGAGCGCAGCCAAAAGCAGGAAATATTGCAGGTTGTGTGACGGTAATTGCAGAGGTGAATCCGAAAATTACCAAAATCCGTCATGATCAGGGATGGGTGAATGAAATCCACGAAAACCTTGATGAATTGGTCGCGAGAGTGAGAAAAGCTCAGGAAAATCAAGAAGTGGTTTCTTTAGCTTATCTTGGAAATATTGTTGAGGTTTGGGAAAAATTTGATCAGGAAAATTTAAGAATTGATATCGGTTCAGACCAGACTTCGCTTCACAATCCTTGGGCGGGAGGTTATTACCCTGTCGGGATCTCGTTTGAAGAATCGAATACCATGATGGCGGAAAACCCTGAATTATTCAAAGAAAAAGTTCAGGAAACATTAAGAAGACACGCTGCTGCGATCAATAAACATACAGAAAAAGGAACCTATTTCTTCGATTATGGAAATGCATTTTTATTGGAAGCTTCAAGAGCTGGTGCAGATGTAATGTCTGAAAATCCAACTTTGGGAAGAGAGTTTAAATTCCCTTCTTATGTTCAGGATATTATGGGGCCGATGTGTTTTGATTATGGTTTCGGACCGTTCCGTTGGGTTTGTACAAGCGGAAAACCTGAAGATCTGCAGAAAACAGATGAAATTGCGTGCCAAGTTTTAGAAGAAATGATTCAGAATTCTCCCGAAGAAATCCAACAGCAAATGAAGGATAATATTCAATGGATAAAAGGGGCGCAGGAAAATAAATTGGTGGTTGGTTCACAGGCGAGAATTTTGTACGCCGATGCAGAAGGAAGAATGAAGATCGCTGAAGCTTTCAACAAAGCCATTAAAAATGGAGAGATCGGAGCGGTAGTTTTGGGTAGAGATCATCACGATGTTTCGGGGACGGATTCGCCTTACAGAGAGACTTCCAATATTTATGACGGTTCGAGATTTACGGCAGACATGGCAATTCACAATGTGATTGGTGACAGTTTCCGTGGAGCAACATGGGTTTCCATTCACAATGGAGGCGGCGTTGGTTGGGGTGAAGTGATTAACGGTGGTTTTGGGATGTTATTAGACGGAAGCGATGATGCCGACAGAAGATTAAAGTCAATGCTTTTCTGGGACGTCAACAACGGGATTTCAAGACGAAGCTGGGCAAGAAATGAAGGTGCTGTTTTCGCGATTAAAAGAGCAATGGAAGCTGAACCGAATTTGAAAGTGACATTGCCGAATTTTGTGGATGAGAGTCTTTTTTAA
- a CDS encoding endonuclease domain-containing protein translates to MNEILTEINGVFIRRNFVENLPYNPNLKKLLSGKRKAGILNEVIFWKKVRAKIFHNIDFDRQRIIGNYIVDFYVKNLGLIVEIDGWSHDAKEIYDEVRQKYLESLDLKIFRTTDFDVKNNLSVVMKDLEEFIIENFRY, encoded by the coding sequence ATGAATGAAATCTTAACAGAAATCAACGGAGTTTTTATCCGCAGGAACTTCGTAGAAAATCTACCTTATAATCCAAACTTAAAGAAACTCTTATCAGGAAAACGAAAAGCCGGAATTCTAAACGAAGTAATTTTTTGGAAAAAAGTTCGGGCAAAAATATTTCACAATATAGATTTTGACCGTCAAAGAATTATTGGAAACTATATTGTAGATTTTTATGTGAAAAATTTAGGATTAATCGTTGAAATTGACGGTTGGAGTCATGATGCCAAAGAAATTTACGATGAGGTGAGACAGAAGTATCTTGAATCTTTAGATTTAAAAATTTTCAGAACTACAGATTTTGATGTGAAAAATAACTTGTCAGTTGTAATGAAAGACCTTGAAGAATTTATTATTGAAAATTTTCGATACTAA